Proteins encoded together in one Lysinibacillus sp. FSL K6-0232 window:
- a CDS encoding murein hydrolase activator EnvC family protein, with product MKSKAKNIWKTFAATSALFLFIQTPSAYATSLSDLKEEKNQIETKKNELNSSISNKSNAISANQEKQQKILDQIQALNAEIDKTNSNIKNVEAEIHTTNEEIKKLKASIQELLRKIEERDLLLEERARALQAGGSVSYLDVLLGSNSFVDFIDRFSAVNALLEADRQIIQDQKDDKQQLEEQKQSVEEKRQKLEGQKAELERLKASLNGQKAEKNSLVEQLEKEQEKLKSEKVLLEKEYSEALEVSQELQNQIVAEQKRLAEIARQQEEKRKAAAAAAAAAAARNASSGSSSSSGSSNVIVNAPQSNGTWIKPTNGRLTSPYGWRNIGAGPEFHYGVDLANAAGTPIWAAADGVVSYAAPLSSYGNVVILTHSIDGQIYTTVYAHLSSFNVGVGQEVTQGQQIAAMGSTGRSTGPHLHFEVHIGPWRGQAAGSVNPLKYIPL from the coding sequence GTGAAAAGTAAGGCGAAGAACATATGGAAAACATTTGCAGCGACATCTGCTCTATTTCTTTTTATCCAGACTCCATCAGCGTATGCAACAAGTTTGTCGGATTTAAAGGAAGAAAAAAACCAAATTGAAACAAAGAAAAATGAATTAAATTCATCTATTAGCAATAAGTCGAATGCAATTTCTGCTAATCAGGAAAAGCAACAAAAAATCTTAGACCAAATTCAAGCATTAAATGCTGAAATCGACAAAACAAATAGCAATATTAAAAATGTAGAAGCTGAAATTCATACAACAAATGAAGAAATTAAAAAATTAAAAGCATCCATTCAAGAGCTTTTACGTAAAATTGAAGAGCGTGATTTACTGTTAGAAGAGCGTGCTCGTGCCCTTCAAGCAGGCGGCTCCGTTAGCTATTTAGACGTATTATTAGGCTCTAATAGCTTCGTAGACTTTATTGATCGATTTTCCGCAGTTAATGCATTACTAGAAGCGGATCGTCAAATTATTCAAGATCAAAAAGACGATAAGCAGCAATTAGAGGAGCAAAAGCAGAGTGTGGAAGAAAAGCGTCAAAAATTAGAAGGTCAAAAAGCTGAGCTTGAACGTTTAAAAGCATCATTAAATGGTCAAAAGGCTGAGAAAAACAGCTTGGTTGAGCAATTAGAAAAAGAACAAGAAAAGCTGAAATCTGAAAAGGTATTACTTGAAAAAGAATATTCTGAAGCATTAGAAGTTAGTCAAGAATTACAAAATCAAATTGTTGCTGAGCAAAAGCGTTTAGCTGAAATTGCTCGTCAACAGGAAGAAAAACGTAAAGCAGCCGCGGCAGCCGCTGCCGCAGCGGCTGCTAGAAATGCTAGCAGTGGTTCAAGCAGTTCATCCGGTTCATCTAATGTGATTGTAAATGCACCTCAATCAAACGGCACTTGGATTAAGCCAACAAATGGTCGTTTAACATCACCTTATGGTTGGCGTAATATTGGTGCAGGCCCTGAATTCCATTATGGTGTAGACCTTGCCAATGCAGCAGGAACACCGATTTGGGCAGCAGCAGATGGTGTCGTTTCTTATGCAGCACCACTTAGCTCTTATGGCAATGTTGTTATTTTAACGCATTCCATCGATGGACAAATTTATACAACAGTATATGCACATCTAAGTTCATTTAATGTAGGTGTGGGACAAGAGGTAACACAAGGTCAGCAAATTGCAGCGATGGGTAGCACAGGTCGCTCTACTGGCCCTCACTTACACTTTGAGGTGCATATTGGCCCATGGAGAGGTCAAGCTGCTGGTAGTGTAAACCCACTAAAATATATTCCATTGTAA
- a CDS encoding peroxiredoxin family protein produces the protein MKKNIGLLIVVLLVVAMVGTYVKQQIDEERAIDKSALGKDMEERNIGLANGDTPPDFTLTSLDGKDITLSDLRGKKVVLNFWATWCPPCKAEMPHMQSFYDEFAEEKNVEIIAVNLTSEERDVTADAKVDTVMTFRDSFELTFPILLDPDNLVGSDYQIITIPTTYFIDTNGYIQRAIKGPMDVDMLKDYVDALD, from the coding sequence ATGAAAAAAAATATTGGGCTATTAATTGTTGTGCTTTTAGTAGTTGCGATGGTTGGTACATATGTTAAACAGCAAATTGATGAGGAGCGTGCTATTGATAAGTCTGCTCTTGGGAAGGATATGGAGGAGCGCAACATCGGCTTGGCAAATGGCGACACACCGCCAGATTTTACATTAACAAGCTTGGATGGAAAAGATATAACATTAAGTGATCTTCGTGGGAAAAAGGTTGTATTAAATTTTTGGGCAACTTGGTGTCCACCATGTAAAGCCGAAATGCCACATATGCAAAGCTTTTATGATGAATTTGCTGAAGAAAAAAATGTTGAAATTATAGCGGTTAATTTAACATCAGAGGAGCGTGATGTGACAGCTGATGCCAAGGTAGATACGGTGATGACGTTTAGAGATAGCTTTGAACTAACATTCCCAATTTTATTAGACCCTGATAATTTAGTAGGCTCTGATTATCAAATTATTACTATTCCAACAACATATTTTATTGATACGAACGGCTATATTCAACGTGCTATTAAAGGACCGATGGATGTTGATATGCTAAAAGATTATGTCGATGCACTCGATTAA
- a CDS encoding S41 family peptidase — protein MRKITAGVGVLISSLVVGSGIYFDWFTLGDKEEPVTEVDTIDEAMTLIEEKSVYSTKKDVLVEGALRGMADAIKDPYSTYYSKEEAEQHRQMLAEERVGIGIELTENKGKFIVVSPVRSSPAEKAGMRSLDEIVQVDSVRVDGKTMSELMHLIQGEKGTKVTIVVYRPSEDKHIKMTMERAAISNKTVSSEVVKVEDTALGYVEISLFGEKTANEWVAETSKLLRKDVEGIIIDVRDNPGGYLHSVAALLSTVLENGKVFAYMQNAEGAMEPLKTQTKGFDEKYLETMNKIPIVVLQNQGSASASEVLSGALKGWGRASLVGVKSFGKGTVQESWSLSNGGELKLSTNKWLTPKREWIHGQGIEASLVIEQNELFAFQLHPLTGKFKVGDMSEEIAYSQNALQKLGYQIDRLDGYMDDTTAEAVTLYRKQKKLEQAEDEFSMDTTFFNSLNETLKNYKADRQNDQQFQMATSFLLHTIEQ, from the coding sequence TTGCGCAAAATAACAGCTGGAGTCGGAGTGCTGATTAGTAGTTTAGTGGTAGGCAGTGGTATTTATTTTGATTGGTTTACGCTTGGCGATAAAGAAGAGCCTGTTACGGAGGTTGATACTATTGATGAAGCGATGACATTAATCGAAGAAAAATCTGTATACAGCACAAAGAAGGATGTTCTAGTAGAAGGGGCACTTCGTGGGATGGCTGATGCCATTAAGGACCCTTATAGCACCTACTACTCGAAAGAAGAGGCTGAGCAGCATCGGCAAATGCTAGCTGAGGAGAGGGTAGGCATTGGTATTGAGTTAACAGAAAATAAAGGGAAATTTATTGTTGTGTCCCCTGTGCGTTCATCGCCAGCAGAGAAGGCAGGCATGCGCTCGCTTGATGAAATTGTACAAGTTGATAGTGTGCGTGTGGATGGCAAAACAATGAGTGAATTAATGCATTTAATTCAAGGTGAGAAGGGCACAAAGGTAACGATTGTCGTTTATAGACCAAGCGAGGATAAGCATATTAAAATGACGATGGAACGTGCTGCTATCTCTAATAAAACCGTATCAAGTGAGGTTGTAAAAGTAGAGGATACAGCGCTTGGCTATGTGGAAATCTCACTTTTTGGTGAAAAGACGGCAAATGAATGGGTTGCTGAAACAAGTAAATTACTGCGCAAAGATGTTGAGGGAATTATTATCGATGTGCGTGATAATCCAGGTGGGTATTTACATAGCGTTGCAGCGCTACTAAGCACAGTCTTAGAAAATGGCAAGGTATTTGCATATATGCAAAATGCAGAGGGTGCTATGGAACCTTTGAAAACACAAACAAAAGGCTTTGATGAAAAATATTTAGAAACAATGAATAAAATTCCAATTGTTGTGTTACAAAATCAGGGCAGTGCGTCAGCTAGTGAAGTATTAAGTGGTGCTTTAAAGGGCTGGGGGCGCGCTTCACTTGTTGGTGTTAAAAGCTTTGGTAAAGGAACAGTGCAGGAATCTTGGTCACTTTCGAATGGGGGCGAGCTAAAATTATCAACAAATAAATGGCTCACACCAAAGCGAGAGTGGATTCATGGGCAGGGAATTGAGGCAAGCTTAGTGATTGAACAAAATGAATTATTTGCTTTCCAGCTACATCCATTAACAGGAAAATTTAAAGTAGGTGATATGAGTGAGGAAATTGCCTATTCACAAAATGCCTTGCAAAAGCTTGGCTATCAAATTGATCGTTTAGATGGGTATATGGATGATACAACGGCTGAGGCTGTGACCCTATATCGCAAGCAGAAAAAATTAGAACAGGCAGAAGATGAGTTTTCTATGGATACAACTTTTTTTAATAGTTTAAATGAAACATTAAAAAATTATAAGGCAGACCGTCAAAATGACCAACAATTCCAAATGGCTACTAGTTTTTTATTGCATACAATTGAGCAATAA
- a CDS encoding PDZ domain-containing protein: MVSDIFIEIVTAIGRFLLNPLLYIATIFAILLGYRRVKQERKYFHRRIIWGWTELIGQWKEGWLYALIISIISIAAGLTVPKVFLIVLIVISVVALILYCVNALSPILTIGIATAIVWAMFYYNFTFSWWKISLEGIDVMEGAIVAITILAGLSVIAEGLLIRRAALKVATPCVEKTKRGMQAIVYRTRNVWVLPILFVMPGDRIVAALPYWPQFTIGENSFALVLFPLVIGFSKLIRKNLPALVLPKIGRSVLLLGQLILIGGLAAYFEPLIALVTLALGAIIRISISMYYAWQDKTDHYAVAPSTKGAVIAAVLPDSPAEKMGLLAGECIRKVNGVAIFTENELYEALQLNAAHCRLEVLDRNNEIRLTQHVIYSNDHYRIGLLLAEPRDV, translated from the coding sequence ATGGTTAGTGATATATTCATAGAAATTGTAACAGCGATTGGCCGCTTTTTACTCAACCCATTATTATATATAGCCACTATATTTGCTATTTTATTAGGGTATCGTCGTGTCAAACAGGAGCGTAAATATTTTCATAGACGGATTATTTGGGGCTGGACGGAGTTAATTGGGCAATGGAAAGAAGGCTGGCTGTATGCACTGATTATTTCCATCATTAGTATTGCAGCAGGGCTAACTGTGCCGAAAGTATTTTTAATAGTGTTAATCGTTATCTCGGTGGTTGCACTTATCTTGTATTGTGTAAATGCACTATCGCCTATTTTGACAATAGGCATTGCAACAGCTATAGTATGGGCAATGTTCTACTACAATTTTACATTTTCTTGGTGGAAGATTTCCTTAGAGGGCATCGATGTAATGGAAGGAGCCATTGTAGCGATTACTATTCTTGCAGGCTTAAGTGTGATTGCGGAAGGGCTTCTTATTCGACGAGCAGCACTAAAGGTTGCCACACCCTGCGTTGAAAAAACAAAAAGAGGTATGCAGGCAATTGTCTATCGCACAAGAAATGTATGGGTGTTGCCAATTCTCTTTGTCATGCCAGGTGATAGGATTGTGGCAGCATTGCCATATTGGCCACAATTTACAATTGGTGAGAACAGCTTTGCTCTTGTGTTATTTCCTCTTGTTATCGGGTTTTCAAAGCTTATCAGAAAAAATTTACCAGCTTTAGTATTACCTAAAATTGGACGTTCGGTATTATTGCTAGGGCAGTTAATTTTAATTGGTGGATTGGCGGCTTACTTTGAGCCATTGATTGCCTTGGTTACATTGGCACTTGGAGCGATTATTCGTATTAGTATCTCCATGTATTATGCATGGCAGGATAAGACGGATCATTATGCGGTAGCACCAAGTACAAAGGGGGCAGTAATTGCAGCGGTTCTTCCTGATTCACCAGCTGAAAAAATGGGCTTGCTTGCTGGGGAATGTATACGCAAAGTAAATGGAGTAGCTATTTTTACAGAAAATGAGTTGTATGAAGCATTGCAATTAAATGCAGCACATTGTCGTTTAGAAGTGTTAGATCGTAACAATGAAATTCGTTTAACACAGCATGTTATTTATAGTAATGACCATTATCGTATTGGATTATTATTAGCTGAGCCGAGGGATGTATAA
- a CDS encoding CsbA family protein: MDVFGKMMLALFIPALLVLLFTRITYNRYIALVLAIALIAASVYAGYTSPPIIFVIDAFSLTVGFWLASKMRK, encoded by the coding sequence ATGGACGTTTTTGGGAAAATGATGCTAGCACTCTTTATTCCTGCATTGCTTGTGTTATTGTTTACAAGAATTACGTATAACCGCTATATTGCATTAGTATTAGCCATTGCGCTAATCGCAGCTTCAGTCTATGCAGGTTATACATCCCCACCCATTATTTTTGTTATAGATGCCTTCTCATTAACAGTTGGTTTTTGGCTAGCCAGTAAAATGAGGAAATAA
- a CDS encoding AzlD domain-containing protein, producing MTTTSYMVWLIIGCAVVTWLPRVIPFIFVRSVTLPDVVLKWLSFIPVCILSALVIENLLDTESGKVVTLDWPIFVTFVPTLIIALVTKSLSITVVAGVIIMAVVRFFM from the coding sequence ATGACAACAACCTCTTATATGGTATGGCTTATTATTGGCTGTGCAGTTGTTACATGGCTACCGCGTGTCATTCCATTTATATTTGTACGTAGTGTTACACTGCCAGACGTTGTTCTTAAATGGCTTAGCTTTATTCCTGTGTGTATTTTAAGCGCTCTTGTTATCGAAAACTTATTGGATACCGAAAGCGGCAAAGTCGTAACACTTGATTGGCCTATTTTTGTAACATTTGTGCCTACCCTAATTATTGCCCTTGTTACCAAAAGCTTATCCATTACAGTTGTCGCAGGCGTTATAATTATGGCAGTAGTGCGATTCTTTATGTAA
- a CDS encoding AzlC family ABC transporter permease yields MTSTTEPHHDTASSLNDSFLQGVKDCIPTLLGYISIGLAFGVVGSASGLSVLEIALLTILVYAGSAQFIFCALLLTSSPASAIIVTIFVVNLRHLLMSLTLAPHFTRYSMLRNVGFGTLLTDETFGVAVTKQMQTGKLYGKWMDGLNVTAYIFWILSCLAGAFLGQWVANPEKWGLDFALIAMFIALLVLQLSSIGQSKIMHYIKLIGYMALIMYGLSYIVPSHVAVLLATVIVATIGVVTDK; encoded by the coding sequence ATGACAAGTACAACAGAGCCGCACCACGATACGGCAAGCTCCCTTAACGATAGCTTTTTACAAGGTGTTAAGGATTGTATTCCTACTTTGCTCGGTTATATTAGTATAGGACTTGCATTTGGTGTTGTAGGTTCCGCTTCAGGGCTATCCGTGCTTGAAATTGCACTGCTAACGATTCTCGTTTATGCAGGGTCTGCGCAATTTATCTTTTGTGCATTGCTTTTAACAAGCAGCCCTGCTTCTGCTATTATTGTAACCATTTTTGTCGTTAATTTACGCCATTTATTAATGAGTTTAACATTAGCACCTCATTTTACACGCTATTCTATGCTAAGAAATGTTGGGTTCGGAACATTATTAACAGACGAAACCTTTGGGGTAGCTGTGACAAAACAAATGCAAACAGGTAAATTATATGGCAAATGGATGGATGGCTTGAATGTAACAGCCTATATTTTTTGGATTTTGTCCTGCCTTGCAGGTGCTTTTTTAGGGCAATGGGTAGCAAATCCTGAAAAATGGGGATTGGACTTTGCGTTAATTGCGATGTTTATTGCACTGTTAGTTTTACAATTGAGCAGTATCGGACAAAGCAAAATTATGCACTATATTAAGTTAATTGGCTATATGGCACTCATTATGTACGGTCTCTCCTATATCGTTCCTTCCCATGTAGCGGTACTATTAGCAACAGTCATTGTTGCAACAATTGGGGTGGTGACGGATAAATGA
- a CDS encoding helix-turn-helix domain-containing protein yields the protein MEQMSRNLAFQLKRIRQQRHVSLDDVAKATGVSKAQLAQIEKGEANPTVSTIWKIAAGMRISFSSLLQPPTAHYTRYSSKDAPHVDEDEGRYRVYSIIPYSPERGWEFYKVEMEPGAVSRSEAHTEGVEETVIVIKGQAMISAGDMHELLDEGDTLVFSGHQPHEYRNTAEGLTILHLILQYK from the coding sequence ATGGAACAAATGAGTCGAAACTTAGCCTTCCAATTAAAAAGAATTCGACAGCAGCGTCATGTCAGCTTAGATGATGTAGCAAAGGCAACAGGTGTTAGTAAGGCACAGCTTGCTCAAATTGAAAAGGGTGAGGCAAATCCCACTGTATCAACGATTTGGAAAATTGCCGCGGGTATGCGTATTTCTTTTTCTTCTTTACTACAGCCACCAACAGCTCATTACACACGTTATAGTAGCAAGGATGCACCACATGTGGATGAGGATGAGGGGCGTTATCGTGTATATTCGATTATCCCCTATAGTCCTGAGAGGGGCTGGGAATTTTATAAGGTTGAAATGGAACCTGGAGCAGTAAGCAGGAGTGAAGCTCATACAGAAGGGGTAGAGGAAACTGTAATCGTTATTAAAGGACAAGCTATGATTTCTGCTGGAGATATGCATGAATTACTGGATGAAGGGGATACACTAGTATTCTCAGGGCATCAACCTCATGAGTATCGAAATACAGCAGAAGGGCTAACTATTTTACATTTAATTTTACAGTATAAATAG
- a CDS encoding TVP38/TMEM64 family protein — MSEWFTVENIEQIAAQYRTLGPIIGLLLPFLEAFLPFLPLVVFVVANASAFGLWIGFLLSWLGSVAGSYVVFLLVRRFGKHPKLRFLTGGKKVQKLIQWVDMNGLSPLFVLLCFPFTPSVIVNIVAGLSHIHKKFYLIVLLAGKFVMILGMSVLGYDLKSLLTSPVRLVIAAVAIVILWWVGKLMEKRLNARVERDLRQARNLPKKQDKHAS, encoded by the coding sequence GTGAGTGAATGGTTTACTGTAGAAAATATAGAACAAATTGCGGCACAGTATCGAACACTAGGTCCAATTATTGGTTTATTGCTACCGTTTCTAGAAGCATTTTTACCATTTCTACCATTAGTGGTGTTTGTTGTTGCCAATGCAAGTGCATTTGGATTATGGATAGGGTTTTTATTATCTTGGTTAGGCTCTGTAGCAGGGTCCTATGTGGTATTTTTGCTTGTCCGTCGTTTTGGGAAGCATCCAAAGTTGCGATTTTTAACAGGCGGTAAAAAGGTACAGAAGCTTATTCAATGGGTGGATATGAATGGTCTTAGCCCTCTGTTCGTTCTGCTATGTTTTCCTTTTACACCATCTGTTATTGTTAATATTGTCGCAGGACTGTCCCATATTCATAAAAAGTTTTACTTAATCGTTTTATTAGCTGGAAAGTTTGTCATGATTTTAGGAATGAGTGTACTTGGCTATGATTTAAAATCATTACTAACAAGTCCTGTAAGATTGGTAATTGCAGCTGTTGCGATTGTGATTTTATGGTGGGTAGGCAAGTTGATGGAGAAGCGTTTGAATGCTCGTGTTGAACGAGATTTGCGACAAGCGCGAAATTTGCCAAAAAAACAAGATAAACATGCAAGTTAA
- the addB gene encoding helicase-exonuclease AddAB subunit AddB yields the protein MTLRIVSGRSGTGKSAFIYKEIVEQLKTDPLGHPIFIIVPDQMSYSTEYELTNKHDVQGLIRAQVMTFKRLAWLVLQETGGIARKEVNGYGYRMLIRKLLEEQQSEFSLFRQAAGKRGFTEEIETLLKEFSRYSVNSAVLEEVTASLKVIDAPHTLQAKTNDLHVVLQALEERLGTTYVDSEGYYPILTEQLKYADTMKQATIYIDGFTAFTVRELELVRELLKVTKQVTVVLPFDHIDEAFDEQALFHEAALTNQRLHDIAKEEGIEVDAPIHFHHTRRFYSNDLQHIEARFADIVPQTKKTSGDVQVFEASNRRAEVHAIAREITKLTREDGYRYQDIVLLYRQAELYDPLITSIFQQYEIPIFTNTKKTMLHHPLIELSRSALEVITSNWKYEPVFRSVKTDLFFPLHAELTVWRERADRLENYCLAQGIYGERWFEEPRWFYKKYRGLEFHSRVQTDEERAMQIEIEAIRDEIRQPLKNLQNQLEQVQTGRAIATALFEFMEALQVYDKLQALKGRELERGDALAASEHEQAWQEWVAVLDQFVYMFGEQEMSVQEAAKILDEGFDTLEFSRIPPTLDEVMVATVDLARLSNIKIAFVVGMNDGVYPTRMEYEGLLSDTEREWFSQIGYELAPTSTNRLLQENFLFYRAVTTPSDKLYMTYPTADEEGKALLASIYIKKIIGNASTPGLLSDVAVERVVMDPIELLAGDVLPYLRHPRTALAHLMVQLRQAEHSRELAPEWLALQKFYKQDPYWALIFERVRYPITHKNKAEPLEAYITQELYGQKLTSSVSRIEKYFRCPFSHFTTYGLRLEERAEYRLETFAIGDLFHEALKWITEETHRQQLSWIRLTKQQIQQLARQAVEQIVPVFSHQILLSSARYRYIQRKLIRIVERTMTALTQHANVSHFKPIAIEASFGPGQNEQLPPLEIDLSGGKKMFMRGRIDRVDSATIDNRSYLRIVDYKSSARDLDLNEVYYGLSLQVLTYLDVAMENSSYWLSDDTEPAGVLYVHVHNPMLKLDKDLTDSEIEEDRLKQYKMKGLLSENAEAILSMDEQLEEKSGHSKIIPVYMKKDGTPSASQSRIVAVNDMKNLQHFVRRKHQEAGNGILAGDTDISPYKLKTKTACDYCQFAAVCQFDPTDGKQSYRQLVQANPNEIVDKIRKEME from the coding sequence ATGACATTGCGTATTGTTTCGGGGCGTTCGGGAACAGGGAAATCAGCTTTTATTTATAAGGAAATTGTCGAGCAATTAAAGACAGACCCATTAGGTCATCCTATTTTTATAATCGTTCCTGACCAAATGTCCTATTCTACAGAATATGAACTAACAAATAAGCATGACGTACAAGGCTTAATTCGGGCACAGGTCATGACATTTAAACGCTTAGCATGGCTTGTGTTACAGGAAACAGGCGGGATTGCTCGTAAAGAGGTAAATGGCTATGGCTATCGCATGCTAATTCGTAAATTATTAGAGGAACAACAAAGCGAATTCTCCTTATTCCGACAAGCTGCTGGTAAGCGTGGCTTTACAGAGGAAATTGAAACACTACTAAAAGAATTTAGCCGATATAGTGTCAATAGCGCTGTTTTAGAGGAAGTAACAGCATCTTTAAAGGTGATTGATGCGCCTCATACATTACAGGCTAAAACAAATGATTTACATGTTGTTTTGCAGGCATTAGAGGAGCGACTTGGAACAACCTATGTGGATAGTGAAGGCTATTATCCAATTTTAACAGAGCAATTAAAATATGCTGATACAATGAAGCAGGCAACGATTTATATTGATGGTTTTACTGCCTTTACTGTGCGGGAGCTAGAGCTTGTGCGTGAATTATTAAAGGTGACAAAGCAAGTAACAGTTGTGCTGCCATTTGATCATATAGATGAGGCATTTGATGAGCAAGCCTTATTTCATGAGGCGGCATTAACCAATCAACGGCTTCATGATATTGCCAAGGAGGAGGGCATTGAAGTTGATGCGCCTATCCATTTTCATCATACAAGACGATTTTATTCCAATGATTTACAGCATATAGAGGCAAGATTTGCTGATATAGTGCCACAAACAAAAAAAACCTCAGGAGATGTACAGGTATTTGAGGCATCTAATCGTCGAGCAGAGGTGCATGCCATTGCCCGGGAAATAACAAAGCTAACAAGAGAAGATGGCTATCGTTATCAAGATATTGTATTACTATATCGCCAAGCAGAGTTATATGATCCATTGATTACCAGTATTTTTCAGCAATATGAAATTCCTATTTTTACAAATACAAAAAAGACGATGTTGCATCATCCATTAATTGAGCTAAGTCGTTCTGCATTGGAGGTTATAACATCTAATTGGAAATATGAGCCTGTTTTTCGAAGTGTCAAAACAGATTTATTTTTCCCATTACATGCGGAACTAACAGTATGGCGTGAACGTGCTGATCGTTTAGAAAATTATTGCTTAGCACAGGGCATTTATGGAGAACGTTGGTTTGAGGAGCCGCGTTGGTTTTATAAAAAATATCGTGGCTTAGAGTTTCATTCGCGTGTACAAACGGATGAGGAACGAGCAATGCAGATAGAAATCGAGGCGATTCGCGATGAAATCCGTCAACCATTAAAAAATCTACAAAATCAACTTGAACAAGTACAAACAGGTCGAGCAATAGCAACAGCATTATTTGAATTTATGGAGGCATTACAAGTTTATGATAAGCTTCAAGCCTTGAAGGGTCGTGAGCTTGAACGAGGCGATGCATTAGCAGCAAGTGAGCATGAGCAGGCATGGCAGGAATGGGTAGCTGTGCTGGATCAATTTGTTTATATGTTTGGTGAGCAGGAGATGTCTGTACAGGAAGCCGCTAAAATTTTAGATGAAGGCTTCGATACATTAGAATTTTCAAGAATTCCGCCTACACTAGATGAAGTGATGGTGGCAACTGTGGATTTAGCCCGATTATCCAATATAAAAATAGCTTTTGTTGTAGGCATGAATGATGGTGTATATCCAACTCGAATGGAGTATGAGGGCTTATTATCAGATACAGAGCGTGAATGGTTTAGTCAAATTGGCTATGAGCTTGCGCCGACATCTACAAATCGCTTATTGCAGGAAAATTTCCTATTTTATCGTGCTGTGACAACACCATCCGATAAGCTTTATATGACATACCCTACAGCAGATGAAGAAGGCAAGGCATTGTTAGCCTCCATCTATATAAAAAAAATAATTGGCAACGCTAGCACACCTGGATTATTAAGTGATGTTGCTGTGGAACGTGTTGTTATGGACCCAATTGAATTATTGGCTGGTGATGTTTTACCATATTTACGTCATCCACGTACAGCCTTAGCGCATTTAATGGTGCAGCTGCGTCAGGCTGAGCATAGTCGTGAACTAGCACCAGAATGGCTAGCATTGCAAAAATTTTATAAGCAAGACCCATATTGGGCACTAATTTTTGAACGTGTACGTTATCCAATTACACATAAAAATAAGGCGGAGCCGCTAGAAGCTTATATTACACAGGAGCTATATGGGCAAAAGCTCACATCGAGTGTTTCACGTATTGAAAAATATTTTAGATGTCCATTCTCTCATTTCACAACATATGGGCTGCGCTTAGAGGAACGTGCTGAATATCGTTTAGAAACCTTTGCAATAGGCGATCTATTCCATGAGGCTTTAAAGTGGATTACAGAGGAAACACATCGTCAGCAGCTATCATGGATACGCTTAACAAAGCAGCAAATTCAACAATTAGCACGTCAAGCTGTAGAGCAAATTGTGCCTGTATTTTCGCATCAAATTTTACTATCGAGTGCGCGTTATCGTTATATTCAACGCAAGCTGATTCGTATTGTGGAACGAACAATGACAGCACTCACACAGCATGCCAATGTTTCGCATTTTAAGCCGATTGCCATTGAGGCATCATTCGGACCAGGACAAAATGAGCAGCTACCACCGCTTGAAATTGATTTATCTGGTGGTAAGAAAATGTTTATGCGAGGACGTATTGATCGAGTGGATAGTGCAACAATTGATAATCGCTCGTATTTACGTATCGTTGATTATAAATCATCCGCTCGTGATTTGGACTTAAATGAAGTTTATTATGGATTATCTCTACAAGTGTTAACATATCTAGATGTGGCAATGGAAAATAGCTCCTATTGGCTATCAGATGATACAGAGCCAGCTGGTGTGTTATATGTCCATGTCCACAATCCGATGCTAAAGCTTGATAAAGATTTAACAGATAGCGAAATAGAGGAAGATCGTTTAAAGCAATATAAAATGAAAGGTCTGCTTTCTGAAAATGCTGAGGCTATTTTATCAATGGATGAACAGCTAGAGGAAAAGAGCGGACATTCTAAAATTATTCCTGTTTATATGAAAAAAGATGGGACACCCTCTGCGTCACAATCACGTATCGTTGCTGTTAATGATATGAAAAATCTACAGCACTTTGTACGACGCAAGCATCAGGAAGCGGGGAATGGTATTTTAGCTGGCGATACAGACATTAGCCCATATAAATTAAAAACAAAAACAGCCTGTGATTATTGTCAATTTGCCGCGGTTTGTCAGTTTGATCCAACTGATGGAAAGCAAAGCTACCGCCAGTTAGTACAGGCAAACCCGAATGAAATTGTTGATAAAATTCGGAAGGAGATGGAGTAA